In a genomic window of Tissierella sp. Yu-01:
- a CDS encoding GNAT family protein, whose translation MLFESTRITLRKMTVQDTEVYHKWRNDIEVMQSTAPMLDVYQIEETEEFVTQVILGSHSSKCYIIVDKESKKPIGITSLINIDYKNRNAECIIDIGDKESWGKGYGAEAMKLLLDFGFLEMNLHRISLRVFSFNSRAINLYEKLGFQQEGKSRESIYRNGKWHDIIHMSIIQNEYVEKMK comes from the coding sequence ATGCTATTTGAATCAACCAGAATAACTTTACGAAAAATGACTGTACAAGATACAGAGGTTTATCATAAATGGAGAAATGATATTGAAGTTATGCAGTCTACTGCTCCGATGTTAGATGTTTATCAAATTGAAGAAACTGAAGAATTTGTGACACAAGTTATATTAGGATCTCACTCTTCAAAGTGCTATATTATAGTTGATAAGGAATCTAAGAAACCAATTGGAATTACTTCTTTAATTAATATTGATTATAAAAATCGTAATGCTGAATGTATTATTGATATTGGAGATAAGGAGTCATGGGGGAAGGGGTATGGAGCGGAAGCCATGAAATTATTACTTGATTTTGGGTTCTTAGAGATGAATTTACATAGGATAAGTCTAAGAGTTTTCTCCTTTAATAGCAGGGCTATAAACCTATATGAGAAACTAGGTTTTCAACAGGAAGGAAAATCTAGAGAGAGTATCTATCGTAATGGGAAATGGCATGATATCATTCATATGTCAATTATTCAAAATGAATATGTAGAAAAGATGAAGTAA
- a CDS encoding MerR family transcriptional regulator, translated as MMKIGEFSKLSMLTIKALRFYEKEGLLVPKEVDEWTGYRYYETNQLETAATIKALRQLDFSVDEVKAYLDGQQIKEILMAKEAELKQRQFDISHQLSIIKFLSEEKEMKYQAVIKEIPECVVYSEERILKDYSEVSMLVLGSATECRRLNPNIECTKPDYGFCEYLDGEYKESNILTRYSQAVTEAGEESERIKFRTLPAIKAICIYHKGTYDLLGEAYAYIMKYANENGYKVSGLARECYIDGIWNKDNTNEWLTEIQLPIE; from the coding sequence ATGATGAAAATCGGTGAATTTTCAAAGCTTAGTATGCTGACAATAAAGGCTTTGCGCTTTTATGAAAAAGAAGGACTGCTTGTTCCGAAAGAGGTTGATGAGTGGACAGGATACCGTTATTATGAGACCAACCAGTTGGAAACAGCCGCAACAATAAAAGCGCTCAGGCAGTTAGATTTTTCAGTGGATGAGGTTAAAGCCTATTTAGACGGACAACAAATAAAAGAAATATTGATGGCAAAGGAAGCAGAACTAAAGCAAAGACAATTCGATATTTCGCATCAACTCTCCATAATAAAATTTTTATCGGAGGAGAAAGAGATGAAGTATCAAGCAGTTATTAAGGAAATTCCAGAGTGTGTTGTTTACAGCGAGGAGCGAATACTTAAAGATTATAGCGAAGTATCTATGCTTGTTCTGGGCTCGGCAACAGAATGCCGTAGACTGAATCCTAACATTGAATGTACAAAACCTGATTACGGATTTTGCGAGTATCTTGACGGAGAGTATAAAGAATCCAATATTTTAACTAGGTATTCGCAAGCTGTTACTGAGGCCGGAGAAGAAAGTGAAAGAATTAAGTTTCGTACACTACCGGCAATAAAAGCTATTTGTATTTATCATAAGGGAACTTATGACTTACTGGGAGAGGCTTACGCATACATTATGAAGTATGCAAATGAGAATGGCTACAAGGTATCTGGATTGGCTCGTGAATGCTATATTGATGGTATCTGGAACAAGGATAATACTAATGAGTGGCTTACAGAAATACAATTGCCAATAGAATAA
- a CDS encoding CPBP family intramembrane glutamic endopeptidase, with protein MTDKKIIVQFTMLTFCIAYLVSVALIALGQFGYSVHNWVHSLQQFGMNIPFAIYILSPAIASYIVLKKNNKIADFKEWLKTVFYAKNNVSLYLYVVAGLGLYFLIHIAVSGRREMMLPFYTFFLSLPGNLIIGGLEETGWMYILQPEIEKRYGFVLSSVFVGIILILWHIPLFFIPGTNHGEGLINFWMFAVQLIAFRFFNGTIYKISGKGRVFMCVLFHTMFNAASPIFGDITTTWAGTIAANAVVVLVSIVTVVIYDKMNRE; from the coding sequence GTGACAGACAAAAAAATCATAGTACAATTTACGATGCTGACATTTTGTATAGCCTATCTTGTGTCAGTTGCTTTGATTGCTCTTGGACAATTCGGGTATTCCGTTCATAATTGGGTTCACTCGTTACAGCAATTTGGGATGAATATTCCTTTTGCAATCTATATTTTGTCGCCCGCTATTGCCTCATATATTGTTCTAAAGAAAAATAATAAAATAGCAGATTTTAAGGAATGGTTGAAAACTGTTTTTTACGCCAAAAATAATGTATCTCTCTACTTATATGTTGTTGCAGGACTTGGACTGTATTTTTTGATACATATTGCAGTTTCAGGCCGTAGGGAAATGATGCTTCCATTTTATACGTTTTTTCTTTCCCTGCCTGGTAATCTTATTATCGGTGGCTTGGAGGAAACTGGCTGGATGTACATATTGCAGCCAGAGATTGAAAAAAGATATGGCTTTGTTTTATCTTCTGTTTTTGTTGGAATTATTTTGATTTTATGGCATATCCCTCTCTTCTTCATTCCAGGGACGAATCACGGCGAGGGACTCATTAACTTTTGGATGTTTGCAGTTCAACTCATTGCGTTTCGGTTTTTCAACGGGACAATCTACAAAATATCAGGAAAAGGCCGTGTATTTATGTGCGTATTATTCCACACCATGTTCAATGCGGCATCCCCCATCTTTGGCGACATTACTACGACTTGGGCGGGAACAATTGCTGCAAATGCTGTGGTTGTTCTAGTTTCAATTGTAACCGTTGTGATATACGACAAAATGAACAGGGAATAG
- a CDS encoding MBL fold metallo-hydrolase, with product MNNIVMLDINFEYGNDMQTINPVLLISKNDVVLVDCGYPNFLSLLEDEIKLKGIDPNSLTKVLITHHDDDHMGALSELKEKYPNIKVVASEIDSDYISGEKKSLRLEQAEEVLKDLPEEQKQFGIEFCESLRKVKPVNIDIMVNDGDYFDWAGGCQVISTPGHMPGHISLYLKETNSIITGDAAVIENNKLVIANPQFALDIELAEKSLGKLISMNADTYYCYHGGKLVRSAENILCPIK from the coding sequence ATGAATAATATAGTAATGCTAGATATTAACTTTGAGTATGGAAATGATATGCAAACTATAAATCCTGTTCTATTAATAAGTAAAAATGATGTTGTTTTAGTTGATTGTGGATATCCTAATTTTTTATCTTTATTAGAAGATGAAATTAAATTAAAAGGTATAGATCCTAATTCCCTAACTAAAGTATTGATTACACATCATGACGATGACCATATGGGTGCCTTATCAGAGTTAAAAGAAAAGTATCCAAATATTAAAGTAGTTGCTAGTGAAATTGATAGTGACTATATTTCGGGTGAAAAGAAATCTCTTAGGTTGGAACAAGCAGAGGAAGTCTTAAAGGATTTGCCTGAAGAACAAAAACAATTTGGAATAGAATTTTGTGAGTCTCTAAGAAAAGTAAAACCTGTTAATATAGATATAATGGTTAATGATGGTGACTATTTTGATTGGGCAGGAGGATGCCAAGTGATATCTACACCAGGTCATATGCCAGGCCATATTTCTTTATATTTGAAAGAGACTAATTCTATAATAACTGGTGATGCGGCAGTTATAGAAAATAATAAATTAGTAATAGCAAATCCGCAGTTTGCACTTGATATTGAATTAGCTGAAAAGTCGTTGGGAAAACTCATATCTATGAATGCAGATACTTATTATTGTTATCATGGAGGGAAGTTAGTTAGATCTGCAGAAAACATACTATGCCCAATTAAATAA
- the arr gene encoding NAD(+)--rifampin ADP-ribosyltransferase produces MNIKFDANKIVIKLCMSGMNLEDSGNIEDANIMFQKAWQEAADDYERFIAAYHLARQQKSITEKLKWMKTSLQCALNINDDNVKSAYSTLYLNIAKCYEELSDFDNAKRNYELSNSYNVAPSDEGPFYHGTKADLQVGDLLIAGGNSNYKPELKMNHIYFTANVNGAGLAAALAKGEGRERVYIIEPTGEFEDDPNVTDKKFPGNLTRSYRSQEPLRIIGEEKEWAKLTTRSRRKWRENLAKNKGEIIN; encoded by the coding sequence ATGAATATAAAATTTGATGCAAATAAAATCGTTATTAAACTTTGTATGAGTGGGATGAACTTGGAGGATAGTGGGAACATTGAAGATGCAAACATAATGTTTCAAAAAGCATGGCAAGAAGCAGCAGACGACTATGAAAGATTTATTGCAGCTTATCATTTAGCTCGTCAACAAAAGAGTATTACAGAAAAATTGAAATGGATGAAAACATCTTTACAGTGTGCACTAAATATAAATGATGATAATGTTAAGAGTGCATACTCAACGTTATATTTAAACATTGCCAAATGTTATGAAGAGTTGAGTGATTTTGATAATGCAAAAAGAAATTATGAATTGTCTAATTCATATAATGTTGCACCTTCTGATGAAGGACCATTTTATCATGGGACAAAGGCAGATTTGCAGGTTGGGGATTTACTGATAGCAGGTGGAAATTCAAATTACAAACCTGAGCTTAAAATGAACCACATTTATTTCACTGCCAATGTCAATGGCGCAGGTCTTGCAGCAGCATTAGCAAAAGGGGAAGGAAGAGAACGCGTTTATATAATAGAACCAACAGGTGAGTTTGAAGACGATCCAAATGTTACTGACAAAAAATTCCCGGGTAACTTAACACGATCTTATCGTTCACAAGAACCATTAAGAATCATTGGTGAAGAAAAAGAGTGGGCGAAACTGACAACTAGGTCGCGACGCAAATGGCGCGAAAATTTAGCTAAAAATAAGGGCGAAATTATTAATTGA
- a CDS encoding DUF4314 domain-containing protein, translating into MNNNRNQVERIKNGYPVGTRIELIQAMDDVQGVEKGTKGTVIGVDDIGTIHMKWDNGRGLGLIPGEDNFKVLSRPQEEEIKESEEPSKEQSQGMGGMSL; encoded by the coding sequence TTGAATAATAATAGGAATCAAGTAGAAAGAATTAAGAACGGCTATCCAGTAGGTACACGAATTGAATTAATTCAGGCAATGGATGATGTACAAGGCGTTGAAAAAGGTACAAAGGGAACAGTGATAGGGGTAGATGACATTGGAACCATACACATGAAATGGGATAATGGTAGGGGTCTTGGTCTTATTCCTGGAGAAGATAATTTTAAAGTGTTATCTCGTCCGCAGGAAGAAGAGATTAAAGAGTCAGAGGAGCCTTCAAAAGAGCAATCACAAGGTATGGGAGGAATGAGTTTATGA
- a CDS encoding GNAT family N-acetyltransferase — MINDLQIECSRRDHISLKLELDYKLEDAVNSTNKTSINDINEFMYFDGKKLIGYIGICSFGGTKAPLEITGMVDPDYRRKGVFSKLFELVIIECKRRKAGNILVLCDRKSVTGQKFLEKVGAVYKYSEYEMYLADESNVINEEQMRGIKFRKATNIDAYEVARQNKIYFVDHTNQENNDVPNEKILLPEDEEKRGMTIYLAEKDARVIGKVHLQMINGVGGIYGLGVLPDNRGKGFGRAILLKSIERLKDVKAKEIMLQVAAKNAIALKLYKSCGFRETSVMDYFKLG; from the coding sequence TTGATAAATGATCTTCAGATAGAATGTTCCCGTAGAGATCATATTAGTTTGAAGCTGGAACTGGATTATAAGCTAGAGGATGCTGTAAATAGTACTAATAAAACCAGCATTAATGACATTAATGAGTTCATGTACTTTGATGGTAAGAAACTAATAGGATATATAGGCATATGTAGTTTTGGTGGTACAAAGGCACCTCTAGAAATAACTGGCATGGTGGATCCCGATTATAGACGCAAGGGAGTTTTTTCTAAATTGTTTGAATTAGTCATTATAGAATGTAAACGTAGGAAAGCAGGTAACATCCTTGTTTTATGCGACAGAAAATCTGTTACCGGGCAAAAATTTCTTGAGAAAGTAGGAGCGGTATATAAATATTCGGAATACGAAATGTATCTAGCTGATGAATCCAATGTTATCAATGAAGAACAAATGCGTGGCATCAAATTCAGAAAAGCTACTAATATAGATGCATATGAAGTAGCCCGACAAAATAAAATTTATTTTGTTGACCATACGAATCAAGAGAATAATGATGTTCCAAATGAAAAGATTCTTTTACCAGAAGACGAAGAAAAGCGAGGTATGACCATTTATTTGGCGGAAAAGGATGCGCGAGTCATCGGAAAAGTCCACCTTCAGATGATTAATGGAGTTGGTGGGATTTACGGATTAGGTGTATTACCCGATAATCGTGGGAAGGGCTTCGGCCGAGCAATATTGCTTAAATCCATAGAAAGACTTAAGGATGTGAAAGCTAAGGAGATAATGCTTCAGGTTGCAGCTAAGAATGCAATAGCTCTCAAATTGTATAAATCCTGTGGATTCCGGGAAACTTCTGTAATGGACTATTTTAAGTTGGGATGA